The following proteins are encoded in a genomic region of Candidatus Zixiibacteriota bacterium:
- a CDS encoding ATP-binding cassette domain-containing protein: MRDNNHAIYGEGLTRIFQRGSEKLYALKGVDFQISPGEIVSVVGRSGSGKTTLLNMIGCLDTLSEGTLY; this comes from the coding sequence ATGAGAGATAATAATCACGCTATCTATGGAGAAGGATTGACCAGAATCTTTCAGAGAGGAAGTGAAAAGCTCTACGCCCTAAAAGGGGTTGATTTTCAGATAAGCCCAGGCGAGATCGTGTCCGTAGTCGGCAGGTCTGGTTCTGGCAAGACTACACTTTTGAATATGATCGGGTGTCTGGACACTCTTTCTGAGGGGACGCTTTATAT